TTCACTTGGATTAGCGTATTGATTCAGGCGATTAGCAAACGTCAACGTCCAGACAAAGTCACGTTCCTGACGTTGATCATTCTGTTTGGTGGAACCTTGCTGGCAGCGGGTTTCCTGGAACAAGGATTGGGTGAGTTCAACGGTCTGGGTATTGCTCTTGGACTAATGGCAGCCGTAAGTTATTCCCTGTTTGTCTTGTTCAGCGGTAAAGCGGTTCCTTCAGCGCATCCAGCCTTCCGTAGTGCGTGGATGGTTACAGGCGGATTGATCCTACTGTGCATTTTGTTCCCGCCGACATTCCTCTTTAACGGATTGATCTGGAGCCAGTTGCTTGTATTTGGATTGCTGCTCGGATTCTTCGGGGCATTCATTCCACCAGTATTGTTCGCTATCGGCGTTCCGCATATTGGTGGTGACATGGCCGGAATCCTGGGTGCAGTTGAGCTTCCAATTGCAGTATTGTTATCCTCAATCGTGCTCCATGAGCATGTCAGCGGATTGCAATGGTTCGGAGTTATTATTGTGCTCATTGGTGTAGCCCTGCCAGAGTTGTATAAATTACGCATGAGACGAAGTCGGAATACACCGATCTATTCCTGAGTTATACAAAAAGGGATATTGGGAAGCCTTAACGGGAATAACCGTAGTAAAGCCTGAGAAATCAGGCTTTTTTTTATTGAAGGAATACGGCTCAACCGCAATAGCCCAGAGGGGTCATTTTCATTGTCATGCGAATCAGGTATGCTTAAA
This Paenibacillus xylanexedens DNA region includes the following protein-coding sequences:
- a CDS encoding EamA family transporter — translated: MKYYLSVLAGAMSYGILSTIVVLAYGEGYKLGEVVGAQLITGFLLSWMLALYTKFRTKRKSQANGKASGAVAQVFKRLTWKQRLILMAAGTPTVITGLVYYQSLRYIPASLAIILLFQFTWISVLIQAISKRQRPDKVTFLTLIILFGGTLLAAGFLEQGLGEFNGLGIALGLMAAVSYSLFVLFSGKAVPSAHPAFRSAWMVTGGLILLCILFPPTFLFNGLIWSQLLVFGLLLGFFGAFIPPVLFAIGVPHIGGDMAGILGAVELPIAVLLSSIVLHEHVSGLQWFGVIIVLIGVALPELYKLRMRRSRNTPIYS